The window TGCCTTCGCCCACCCCGGGCACGACGCCAACCCGCTGCAGGACGGCCTGCTGCACCCGCTGACCGGTCTTGACCACCTGCTGATGCTGCTGGGCACCGGTGTGCTCGCCGCGCTGACCCGGCGCAGCCTGACGCTACCCCTGGCAACCCTGGCGGCGATGTTCGGCGGCGCGGTATGCGGCCACCTGTTCGGCGATGTGCTGGGCATGGAAACCCTGATCGCCCTGTCGCTGCTGGTGGCTGCCGGTGCCGTGCTGCTGCCCAGCCGCCAGCTGCTGCTGGCAATGGCCATGCCGGTGTTCGCCCTGTTCCATGGCTGGGCCCATGGCGTGGAAGCCACGCCAAGCGCGTTCTGGCAGTTCAGCGCCGGCTTCGTCACGGTCAGCGGCCTGTTGCTGGCGGCCGGCTTTGCGGTCGGTTGCCTGTTGCGCAGGCATAGCGGCCTGCAGAAGGCCTTTGGCGGCGGCCTGCTGGCCGGCGCCGCGCTGGTACTGGCTGGTTGATGGGCAGCGACCTGGCGCTGTTGCGCCTGCTGCAGCTGGCCAGCCCTGGCTTGCCGGTGGGTGGCTTCACCTACTCGCAAGGCCTGGAGTGGGCGGTCGAGGCGGGCTGGGTACGGGACGTGGACGGTTTCGCTGCCTGGCAGCGCGAGCAGATCGACGACACCCTGGCCTGCCTCGACTGGCCGGTGCTGGCGCGCTTGTACCACGCCTGCCAGGCCGAGGACGCCGAAGCCTTCGGCCACTGGAGCCGCTTTCTGCTGGCCAACCGTGAAACCGCCGAGCTGCGTCTGGAAGAACAGCAGCGCGGCGCGGCGCTGGCACGGCTGCTGGACGGCTGGCAACTGGGCCAGGCGCCAGCCTGGCGGGCCAGCCTAGAACTCACCCAGCTGGGCGGTATGGCCTGGCTGGCTGCGCACTGGGCGATCCCACTGCGCCAGTTGGCCCTGGGCCATGGTTTTGCCTGGCTGGAGGGCGCGGTAATGGCCGGGGTCAAGCTGGTGCCGTTCGGCCAGCAGGCCGCCCAGACCTTGCTGCGCGACCTGGGGGCAGGGCTGCCCGCGGCCCTCGACCAGGCACTGGGCCTGGGCGATGACCAGCTTGGCGGCGGCCTGCCGTTGCTGGCCATTGCCTCATCGCGACACGAAACCCAATACACCCGTTTGTTCCGTTCCTGAGGACTGCCTGCATGCAAAGCTATCAACAACCACTGCGCGTCGGTGTCGGCGGCCCGGTCGGCTCCGGCAAGACGGCGCTGCTCGAAGCCCTGTGCAAGGCCATGCGCGACCATTACCAGATCGCAGTGGTCACCAACGACATTTACACCAAGGAGGACCAGCGTATCCTCACCGAAGCCGGGGCCCTCGAGCCGGAGCGCATCGTCGGTGTGGAAACCGGCGGCTGCCCGCACACGGCGATACGTGAAGATGCCTCGATGAACCTGGCGGCGGTCGAAGCCCTGGCGCGCAAGTTTGGCAACCTCGAGGTGATCTTCGTCGAAAGCGGCGGTGACAACCTGAGTGCCACTTTCAGTCCGGAGCTGGCCGACCTGACCATCTACGTGATCGACGTGGCCGAAGGCGAGAAGATCCCGCGCAAGGGTGGGCCGGGGATTACCAAGTCGGATTTCCTGGTGATCAACAAGACCGACCTGGCGCCCTATGTGGGGGCTTCGCTGGAAGTGATGGAGCGCGATACCCAGCGCATGCGCCCGCAGCGGCCATGGACCTTCAGCAACCTGAAGAAGGGCGAGGGGCTGCAGGCGGTGATCGACTTCATCGTCGAGCGCGGGATGTTGGGTGTGCGCGGCTGAAGACTATGTGCTGCACTTGAGGATGCTTGGCCGCTGCGCGGCCCCTTGTAGGAGCAGCCTTGTGCTGCGAAGAGGCCCGTACTGGCTATGCAGATCTGTTGCCTGTACCGGCCTCTTCGCAGCACAAGGCTGCTCCTACAAAGGACGTGCCAAGCGAGTGATAAGCGATATGTATTGCCTCTCGTTATTTGTGGCAGCAGTTGGGCTTGTCCGGCTGCCCTTCATAACGGTCGTGGTGCCGCACCCAGTCCATGGTCCCGGCCTCGTTGCGCCCCAGTGGCGCGATGTCGAGGAAGTTGTAGGTGTTGACCAGGATGTCCAGCCCGCGGGCATAGGTCGAGTAGGTGTGGTACACGCTGCCGTCCGGCTCGCGGTAGAACGCACTCAGCCCGGGAAGCTCGCTTTCATCGCCCTCATATGGCTCATAGTTGTACTGCCGCTGGCCCTCGCTGCCGACGCTGACGCCAAAGTCCTCGTTGAAGCCGCTGCCATGTGACGAATACCAGGGAAACTGCCAGCCCATGCGCCGGCGGAATGCCTGGAACTCGGCATACGGCGCACGCGACACCGCCACCAGCGACACGTCGTGATGGGCCAGGTGCAGGTTGGCGCCGTCAAAGTGGTCGGCCAGGAATGAGCAGCCGTGGCAACCTTCGCTCCAGCCTTCGGCGAACATGAAGTGGTAAACCAGCAGTTGGCTGCGGCCTGCGAACAGGTCGGCCAGGCTCAGTTCGCCGTCCGGCCCCTGGAAGCGATACTCGTGCTCCACCTTGACCCAGGGCAGGGCGCGACGGGCTGCGGACAGCGCGTCGCGGTGGCGGGTGAAGGCCTTTTCGTGCAGCCACAGCTGCCGGCGGGCCGCCAGCCACTGGCTGCGGGAAACCACCGGGTGCCTGCTTTCGCTCGTGCTCATGGTGTTATCTCCACATTGGGTGATTCACACACTAGTCGAGCACGGGCGGGTTAAATCGACAGGTCGCGGCGGCCCAGCGATGAGTGGTACCGTTCAGCCCGAATGGGCGATATGCCCTTCGGTCAGCTCATCCGCTGCTTCATCTTCCCCTGGCAGCGCGGTTATCACACTGAAGTCGCTGATTTCCACCTGACCACCACCATAGCCCAGCAAATGGAAGGAAAACGCTTTGCGCGCGGTCGGGTTGTCGAAGCTGAACTCCATTTCCAGCGGCTCTTCGGCGGTCACTTTCACTTCGTAAGGCAAGCCCAGCGGTACGTCCTGCTCCAGCTGTTTGGCCTTGAGCTGGATATAGGCTGCGCGCTTGGGGTCCAGCGAACGTACCTTGACCCGTACGCGGGTATGCGAACCCTCGGGCATTTCCAGGTACTGGGCGCCGATCAGGTTGTCGGCCCAGTCATCTTTGATGCGCTTGCGCAGCTGGATCGGCGATGGGCCGCCGAACTGGTAACGCAGGTTGAGCGGTGTCTGCAGCAGGGACTGGTCGAGCACCCCGGCGAGGGCACCGATCTGCTGGCCCAGCAGGCTGTCGCCCAGGCCAAGGTAACGTGCCTGGTCGGCGATGAAGCCCTCGCTGGCGTAACGCCGGCAGCGCTGCTGGAAGTCGCATTCGGTGAACACACCCCGGCCGTCGTGATAGCGCAGCATGCCGTTGGTGTAGGAGATCATTTCACGACCGCTGTCGTAATCGCGGTACAGCGAGCGACCGCCGAGCGCCATGGGGATGGGCAGCGCAAAGTAGTCGAGCAGCGAGGTGGCCAGGTCGATATGGCCGTAGGTGCCCCGCTTGATCCGTGGCAACTGCGCCTGCTCCGGCGCCAGGGTGAGGTTGAAGCCCCAGGACGAGGCCAGGCGCACACCGTCGATGCCGTGGGACTCGTCGGAAGTCACCACCACCAGGGTGTCCTTGAGTACGCCCTGGCGTTCGAGGTTGTCGAGGAATGCACCGAGCGCATCGTCCAGGTAGGCGACTGCCGCCTGTTTCGGCGTGTCGTAGCGCTCCATGTACTCGAACGGCGCCGAGTAGGGCTGGTGGGTGCCCACGGTGAGCAGGGTCAACATCCATGGCTTGTCCTGCTTTTGCAGCTGGCCGACGTAGTTCAGCGCCCCCTCGAAGAAGGAGCGATCATCCTTGCCCCAGGGGAAGTCCAGGTAGTTCTTGTTGCGGAACCACTCCTGGCCGTGCACCGAGTCAAAGCCGATGTGCGGCATGATGCGGTCCTTGGCCATGAAGCGCAGGCCGGCACCCTGCAGGTAGTGGGTAGTGAAACCGGCCTGGCGCAACTGCGCTGGCAGGCAGGCCTGGTTGCGATCGTTCTGGGTCAGCAGCTCCATGCCCTTGGGCGTGCCGTTGGCCAGCTTGTCATAGTCACCGCAGAGCATCGCGTACAGGCCACGGATGGTCTGGTGGGTATGCAGCACGTAGTCCGGGGTGTTCATGCCGCGCTCGGCCCACTGGCTGAGCTTTGGCATCAGCTCTTCGTCGAAGCGGCTGTGCAGGGCCTGGCGGTTGGGCCGCAGGTAGGCCCCGGGGATGCCTTCCACGGTGATGATCAGCAGGTTGCGGGCGTTGCCTGGCCCGGCGAGCAGCCGCTGGCCATGCAGGTCGGACTGGGTCAGGCCGGTACTGGCCAGAGGGGTGAAGGTATGTGTGCGGCCCATCCAGCCTTCGACCTGGCGCTGCAGGTTGCCGGCCCCGGCCGACAGCAACTGGTGGGTGAGGTTGTATTGCCGCCATTGGTCGGCGTCGGAAGGTACCAGTTGCTGGCTGCCCCAATGGGCGCCAAACAGCAGCAGCGGAATGGCCCAGGCCTTGCGTGGCACCGGCTGGCTGCGTTGGCTACGGCTGCGCCAGGCGATGGCCAGCCAGCCCAGCAGGCCGGTGCCCATGATCAAGGGCAGCCAGGCATGGGCCAGGCCACCACCGGTCGAGTTTTCCATGAACTGCGGGTCGAGCAGGTATGTCAGGTCAGCGCTGGTGGGCAAACGGCCAACCGCGCTGACCAGTTCGGCCGAAGCCACCCAG of the Pseudomonas asiatica genome contains:
- the ureG gene encoding urease accessory protein UreG, translated to MQSYQQPLRVGVGGPVGSGKTALLEALCKAMRDHYQIAVVTNDIYTKEDQRILTEAGALEPERIVGVETGGCPHTAIREDASMNLAAVEALARKFGNLEVIFVESGGDNLSATFSPELADLTIYVIDVAEGEKIPRKGGPGITKSDFLVINKTDLAPYVGASLEVMERDTQRMRPQRPWTFSNLKKGEGLQAVIDFIVERGMLGVRG
- a CDS encoding LTA synthase family protein — its product is MKNLSDHPRTRLVALATLVLVIPLGTRAMLGWSNPLGYLSDLALGSLLVLLLHRRPWWLALPVLLAWAALWVASAELVSAVGRLPTSADLTYLLDPQFMENSTGGGLAHAWLPLIMGTGLLGWLAIAWRSRSQRSQPVPRKAWAIPLLLFGAHWGSQQLVPSDADQWRQYNLTHQLLSAGAGNLQRQVEGWMGRTHTFTPLASTGLTQSDLHGQRLLAGPGNARNLLIITVEGIPGAYLRPNRQALHSRFDEELMPKLSQWAERGMNTPDYVLHTHQTIRGLYAMLCGDYDKLANGTPKGMELLTQNDRNQACLPAQLRQAGFTTHYLQGAGLRFMAKDRIMPHIGFDSVHGQEWFRNKNYLDFPWGKDDRSFFEGALNYVGQLQKQDKPWMLTLLTVGTHQPYSAPFEYMERYDTPKQAAVAYLDDALGAFLDNLERQGVLKDTLVVVTSDESHGIDGVRLASSWGFNLTLAPEQAQLPRIKRGTYGHIDLATSLLDYFALPIPMALGGRSLYRDYDSGREMISYTNGMLRYHDGRGVFTECDFQQRCRRYASEGFIADQARYLGLGDSLLGQQIGALAGVLDQSLLQTPLNLRYQFGGPSPIQLRKRIKDDWADNLIGAQYLEMPEGSHTRVRVKVRSLDPKRAAYIQLKAKQLEQDVPLGLPYEVKVTAEEPLEMEFSFDNPTARKAFSFHLLGYGGGQVEISDFSVITALPGEDEAADELTEGHIAHSG
- a CDS encoding urease accessory protein UreF, yielding MGSDLALLRLLQLASPGLPVGGFTYSQGLEWAVEAGWVRDVDGFAAWQREQIDDTLACLDWPVLARLYHACQAEDAEAFGHWSRFLLANRETAELRLEEQQRGAALARLLDGWQLGQAPAWRASLELTQLGGMAWLAAHWAIPLRQLALGHGFAWLEGAVMAGVKLVPFGQQAAQTLLRDLGAGLPAALDQALGLGDDQLGGGLPLLAIASSRHETQYTRLFRS
- a CDS encoding HupE/UreJ family protein translates to MKKTFALFLLMLALPAFAHPGHDANPLQDGLLHPLTGLDHLLMLLGTGVLAALTRRSLTLPLATLAAMFGGAVCGHLFGDVLGMETLIALSLLVAAGAVLLPSRQLLLAMAMPVFALFHGWAHGVEATPSAFWQFSAGFVTVSGLLLAAGFAVGCLLRRHSGLQKAFGGGLLAGAALVLAG
- a CDS encoding DUF899 domain-containing protein — encoded protein: MSTSESRHPVVSRSQWLAARRQLWLHEKAFTRHRDALSAARRALPWVKVEHEYRFQGPDGELSLADLFAGRSQLLVYHFMFAEGWSEGCHGCSFLADHFDGANLHLAHHDVSLVAVSRAPYAEFQAFRRRMGWQFPWYSSHGSGFNEDFGVSVGSEGQRQYNYEPYEGDESELPGLSAFYREPDGSVYHTYSTYARGLDILVNTYNFLDIAPLGRNEAGTMDWVRHHDRYEGQPDKPNCCHK